A DNA window from Arachis duranensis cultivar V14167 chromosome 3, aradu.V14167.gnm2.J7QH, whole genome shotgun sequence contains the following coding sequences:
- the LOC107479966 gene encoding protein LURP-one-related 4, protein MAKNKIHPQELAPSNPPLTLSAKGETYTLWMKSLVFHSNGCTVYDSKGDIVYRVDNYDRKGTREVNLMDLRGRVLCTIHKRLIALGRRWEGYRSCNSSSSDIEERPWFQVKRKKMMMMKKKKKKEKVACEIRVGCVEYCIVRNSEKEAAYRIVNKDGNVIAEAKQKHSSSGVVLGNDVLTLDVAPNTDHSLVMALVTAYGLICGTM, encoded by the exons atggCGAAGAACAAGATTCACCCTCAAGAACTTGCTCCTTCTAATCCTCCTCTTACTCTTTCTGCAAAGGGAGAAACATATACACTGTGGATGAAATCGTTAGTGTTCCACTCCAATGGTTGCACTGTGTATGATTCCAAGGGTGACATAGTGTACCGTGTCGATAACTATGACCGAAAAGGTACAAGAGAAGTTAACCTCATGGATCTTAGAGGCAGAGTTCTCTGCACCATACACAAG AGATTAATAGCTTTGGGACGACGATGGGAAGGGTACAGATCATGCAATAGCAGTAGTAGTGATATTGAGGAGAGGCCATGGTTCCAagtgaagagaaagaagatgatgatgatgaagaagaagaagaagaaggagaaagtaGCGTGCGAAATAAGGGTAGGGTGTGTTGAATACTGCATAGTGAGAAATAGTGAGAAAGAAGCAGCATATCGGATAGTAAACAAAGACGGAAATGTCATTGCAGAGGCAAAGCAGAAGCACTCATCGTCAGGGGTAGTTTTGGGAAATGATGTTCTAACTTTGGATGTGGCTCCTAACACAGATCATTCACTTGTTATGGCTTTGGTTACCGCATATGGATTGATATGCGGCACAATGTAA